The Osmia bicornis bicornis chromosome 11, iOsmBic2.1, whole genome shotgun sequence genome includes the window TTTATTGTAGCAAGATCCAAATTTGTATCCAGAATGATTGTCAAATCAACAGATATCTGAGTCAAATCAAGCGATTGTGTCAGTAGCCTTACACGAGGGATCTTTCCCCATTGACAAAGCTGTAAGATCATTCAAATGAATACATATGCCTTGTTCAATTGTTTTAAGAGAAAGTTGAGATGACGTTAATACTTACGGACatattttgctaattcatttACTGCTTGTACCGAAAGCTTTTCTATTACTGCAGGTTCTATTGTTGCTTGTGCTATGTAAGGATCTAACAATAAAGCAGCGCTGTACGTCTATACAAAGTGACAAGTACGTAACATTAGAAAAACTTTCATTTcagaaattatataattagaaatattttacaattattacaGTATATTTTTTACCTGTGCAACCATTGTTTCATTAGGAGCAACGGCTGTAAATAATGTGTTCCGGTTGCATGCTCTAATCGCAGAATCAAAAAATCCTAATGAGCTGTAGTACATATCAAATATCTGTGAAAGTCTCAAACTGGGTATTTTAGAATACCATTTACTAATTTCATTAGCCAAGATTAAGCCATCTAAATCTCCTCTGATTTCTGCCGTtgtcatttcatttttttcattggAACTTAAAAAGTACCAACGTGGTAAAGCGGTGGAATTCAGTACCAGTTGCTCCAAGCCTAAGTTTGTCTGTTTGTGGATCCATGGTATGGACCTTGCCTTAAAGCTACCTCTGCTAAGTCTCctgtttataataataataattcatgtATTATAGGTGATTAATTAGTTATCTATCgatattttaagaatttaatgTTACCAGCTAAAGTAGCAACCCATTTATTATCCAAAGTTaatgataaatttatattcttcTTCTGAACTGTATCAGGCTCTAAATTTTAAGCGTAGTTATTTCAGGTTGCGTAGCTGCAGCTATTCCAGCCAGGACTAAACCAGGAGAGAGTGTACCCCAcctaaaaaaataatttaatcgtATGCccacatatgtatgtattatatatatattttttttttttttttttttttttaaaataaattgaagacTTACTCAGTTTTTATAACTCCATTTTCCACAGGACATTTGCTAAGATGTGGTAATGTAGATAGTCGTGCACTAGTCAGGATGATTAGGTGTGAATTCTGGATACAGCGAATTTGGATCAATCGTTGCTTTAACACCGTTATCTTTATGGTGATTCATAGTCCTTCtacataaaaatgatttacaatgtacattttatttttcgtattGATCTTTTTCTTGTTAAACTTACAGTCTTTGATGACAATGTTTCCACATCATTGATAGTATTCAGTCGGAGTTTTATTATCCCTTAACATGCTTCTTACAGATCTTTCTTGTATTTGCATTCTACAAACTTTGCTTCATCTCCCCTTTCAAAAAACATCAATGGTACTTGATAACATAAAGTGTAAAGTACACTGCAATACAAtagttaaatattaaattaatgagCACAGATAGACTACAATAGTGGTAAGGATTTTGAATGTTATACATACCCTTTCAACATCTGGTGATACTATTATTAGAATAACATGGCATTCCCTGGTATAAGCCGTAGAGTTTGAGCATGACGAAAGAATTGAAAGAGATTGGTGCATAAGTTGTTATTCCATTTGTGAATTAACACGAGATTTGGAGCAATTCCATCTTGTCGAAACTGTGAATCAAATGTATTAAGTATCAGTgaagttatattttttcacgaaattatgatttattttaagtACAAATAATTTACCGATGTAAGATTGCTACAGATAAACTTCTCCAATCCCTGTTAAACCCTTCTGTATCTTCAATTTTGCGAAGTATGGGCAAGAAATGATTTAAAGTATGTGGTAATCTGTATCTCTTTCCGAAGATATTTATTCTCGTAACATTCTCGAAGAGAGGTGGAAATTTCTAAGTGCATTTTCTGTGCATACACAgctaaaagaaattaataattgtaagaggtatattttttaaatttatatataatatgatagtaataaaataatactcacttaatgtaataaaaataagaaaa containing:
- the LOC114879187 gene encoding LOW QUALITY PROTEIN: uncharacterized protein LOC114879187 (The sequence of the model RefSeq protein was modified relative to this genomic sequence to represent the inferred CDS: inserted 13 bases in 8 codons; deleted 8 bases in 7 codons; substituted 6 bases at 6 genomic stop codons), which codes for MHLEISTSLRECYENKYLRKEXYRLPHTLNHFLPILRKIEDTEGFNRDWRSLSVAILHRFRQDGIAPNLVLIHKWNNNLCTNLFQFFRHAQTLRLIPGNAMLFXNNSITDVERCTLHFMLSSTIDVFXKGRXSKVCRMQIQERSVRSMLRDNKXLRLNTINDVETLSSKTVSLTRKSMNHHKDNGVKATIDPNSLYPEFTPNHPDSARLSTLPHLSKCPVENGVIKTEWGTLSPGLVLAGIAAATQPEITTLKXLEPDTVQKKNINLSLTLDNKWVATLAGDLAEVALRQGPYHGSTNRQTXAWSNWYNSTALPRWYFLSSNEKNEMTTAEIRGDLDGLILANEISKWYSKIPSLRLSQIFDMYYSSLGFFDSAIRACNRNTLFTAVAPNETMVAQTYSAALLLDPYIAQATIEPAVIEKLSVQAVNELAKYVPLSMGKDPSCKATDTIAXFDQISVDLTIILDTNLDLATIKPIRCVKINRFNSNFTLINGGDGTPIINVLXDILDFQAYNSSHYEDSPYSWFDLPKSLEKLNWYLKNXTEQRTXSXWCARSDVVLIIPRVPVYSQNCKEFCLQRISHMRKLIPDTVLLIATYGSKDTWSDLVKNSATDLFSITTGDTPSALALITDIVARIKQVPKALDQYTCGSDYVSTGPSNPYTDYVTPNGINFXRLHPNYFLAPEHSATIKIQQSSSDSLTVCSSREVLQMNATDSSTSCASITNDVHSITVSCADATFIHDCPPXYISVSANSSRSSYQCTGNHRFCRFPNSVKYTISYENLICTSSATKIAFSSLILIVCLAFY